TTGACAGCTCCCAGTCTccctattttttcttctcttgtaaTTCTTCCTCATTCCATCTTCATTTTATATATGTAATGCTCACAAAGCAACACAGCATGCTTTGGCAATACACTTAACCAGATATAAATCCAATCCGCCTGTGTTTAAGCATTTCAATTGGGATTTTTAAGTTGATAATATCCATCAGATTCTCATCTTAATGTTGTATGATGCGGTTTTTTGGATTGGTTCTATCTGAAGTTTCTAATCTAGGTACGTATCTCATACTACTTCTGATTTGATCGTATATGGTTCCTCAAATTTCTAACAAGGATGATTGTCAGTCTTCTTTACAACCTTAACTGCTGTTAATTCTCCTACCACATGCACTTTTGCAGCTGTTACCACTCTATCCTTCATTTCCAAATTATTTTTCATGATGGGATATTGCATTAATAGCACCCTTATTTGACAGTTTAATGTATAATCTTGTAATTGTTTAGCACTGGAAGAACAAATGTTGTGCTACCTGGAATAAGTAATTCGAATCTATTAGCAAAACTTATGTATACCTATTTACTATGCTCACCTTTTCGTTTTCCTCTCACTTTTCCCATACATTGCTCGGGTCCACACATGATTAACGAACGAGTAGGAAAGTAGTATCTGTTGGCTGTAGTTTATTgtgcttctcttttttttcttcccgaCTTCAGCATAAAGTGGTGTATGATGGACGTGTTATTTAGATTAAAACTAACATAACTTGTGTTCTTTCAGAAAAttcaagagaaaaaggaaaggcTTAAAGGTTAGTGGAGTATGCAAATATTTTCTTCaaccatttttgttttttatgcaTTGACACTGGTAGCCACTTTGCACCTTTTCCTCAGGTAAGGAAATTGATTCATCAAATGATTCTAAACGAGTGAACAAATCagacaaaaacaatgaattggCATCTTCTGGAGTGGCAGTGGATGTCAAAAAGGCAAAAGAAGGCAATTTGATGGAAGGTATTGCAATTGAGGGACAAGCTGATGAACATGGAGAGTATGGGACAAAGAATGGGAGTATGAACGAAGGAGGCAAGATTGTTGAGAATGAACAAGGAGAAACAGGCGCTTGGACAGCTGGCAGTGCAAAGCCTGGAAAAAAGAAGATTATAAGGAAGATTGTCAAGCACAAGGTTGCAGATAAAAAACTAGTTGCGGATAGTACTGGTGGCAAAAAGGACTCCTTAGATGAgaaggttcttggagaaaaagGTGCACAATTGGAGACCTCGGGGGAACAGAATAAATGTTCAGCTAAACCTGCAGATATGAGCACTTTTGTAAGGAGAAAAGTTACAAAAAAGGTCCCCATGCCGAGCACTGCTGAAGAAACAGATAAGGATGTGCAGCTTAAGTTAAAAGACAAGGATGATGACTGTTCTGAAGACAAACAAAAGGATAAATCTGATCCTGGCAGCACTCCAATTGTGAAAGATGCTAATGTGAAGACAACCATAAAGAGGAAAATTATTAAGAGGGTACCCAAGAAAAAAGCAACTGGTGCAGAAGCAAGCGATGGGGCCATTCATGAAGCTGATCCAGTTGACAAGCATGCTGCAGATACAGGAGAACATGCACATGAAGTCAAGAAGTCCATCAAGAAAGTAATttctaaaaagaaaacagaagcaGTTGCTGACAAGAAAGATAATGTGGCCGTTTCATCTAAAACCACTATTGTGGCTGACAAGGAGGATAAAAGGACTGAAAAGGTAAGTGATATAAAAAATGGCTCGGGGACTAATGTGGGGATGAAGGCTGAGAAGAAAACTACTCAGAAGGTTGATCAAGCTGGCAATGGAGGAAAGCCAAAAGACAAAAAGTACAAGGATGCAAAAGATGAGTCTAGAAGCAAATCtggtaaagaagtgaaagaAATGAGAAAATCTGAAGAACTTCCCCGTCACCCTGGATTGCTATTACAAACAAAAGGGAGTAATGAATCTAAGGTAGATGATACCATTCCAAAATTAACTGCATTATCTGCCACAAGTTCTATTAAGATTATTCTGCATGAATGGTCACTTAATATTTTTCTTATACATATCTAATCGGAATTTCTTTACAACAGCTGCGTTCATTATCACTGTCACTGGATTCCTTATTGGAATACACTGATAAGGACATTGAGGAATCAACATTTGAGGTTTGCTTTTCTCATCAATTTGTGTTCATTTCTGCTGGTTGATGTAGTGTGCCTTTTTGTCTTCAACTAGTTACTCTTTCTATACGTTCTTTACACTACTTGTGCAAAATGCCAGATTAATAGCTTCATTGCTAATGGTTGCCTTACTTTAACATTCTACAGCTTTCATTATTTGCGGAATCACTTTGTGAAATGCTTCAATATCAAATGGGCTCTCGAATTTTACAGTTTCTGCAGGTTGGTTTATAATGTCCATGTAAGTAACACTTTTTTCATTGATGCATTTATATTAAGTGCTTGATTTTCCATGTAGAACTTGCGAAATAGGTTTGTGAGGAAAAGAAATCAACATAAGAGGCTACGGGAAGAAAAGAATGTGGATAAAAATGACAAGAAATCGCCATCAAAGCGTCTGAAAACCAATAAGCTTCCTGTGAAAAGCAAACCAACTAATTCTGAAATGTCAAAAGCAGCTCAACCAGGTGATGAAAAAGATGCAACTCAACCAGGTGATGAAAAAGCTGCAGCTCAACCTGATGATGCCAAACTTGTGGCCGATGAGGGTAAATCTGCTGAGCTTCTGAAAACCAATGAGCTTCCTGTGAAAAGCAAACCAGCTAATTCTGAAAAGTCAAATGCAGCTCAACCAGGTGATGAAAAAGCTGCAGCTCAACCTGATGATGCCAAAATTTTGGCTGATGAGGGTAAATCTGCTGAGCTTATTGAAGATACAAAACTGGAGTACGAATCTGATGTTGAGGAGGACCCAGAGGAAGATCCAGAAGAATATGATGAGGTGGAGGATGCAAATACTGGATCTGACTCTAACGAGGTAAGAATATTGTTTCTTGTAAATTTGTACAAGCTTTTTTTCACATAAGGGTTTGCCATATATGAACTAGGATTCAATGGAAATAGATGGAGTACCACAAAGCTGACATTTTGGGGGCCTGATTGTGTTTTTAGTCATTTTGTTTGGCATGACTTTCAACCTTGTACCGCATTCAATATTGTTATAGTTTAATTAAGTTAATTGTATGATCTCTTCAGCCGTTGCATTTGTACATTTAGACTTTgattattcattattttctGATTGAGGCTGTTTTTTTAACCTGTGCTTACATATGTATTTACTTTCTAAACAGACTAACTTAGGAGAAGGGAAGACTGAGGAGGATGTGGAGCTTGAAAAGGTGACGGGAAATACAAATGATGATCCCAGAGAATCTGCCAGGGAAAAAACTGATATGGAAGTTGATGAGGAAGATCCAGAAGAATATGATGAGGTGGAGGATGCAAGTACTGGATCTGACTCTAACGAGGCACGAATACTGTTTCTTGTAAATTTGTACAAGCTTTTTTTCGCAGAAGAGTTGCCTTATATGAACTAGTAGTCAATGGAAATAGATGGAGTACCCCAAGCTGACACTTTGGGGGGTCTGATTGCGTTTTTAGTCATTTTGTTTTGCATGACTTTCAACCGTGTACTGCATTTAATATTGTTAATAGTTTAGGTAGCTTAATCGTACTGATCTCTTCACCTGTTGCTTTTGTACATTTAGACTTTGATTATGCATTATTTTCTGATTGAggctgttttttttcccccctgtGCTTACCTATGTATTTTCTTCTAAACAGACTGACTTAGGAGAAGGGAAGACTGAGGAGGATGCAGAGCTTGAAAAGGTGATGGGCAATACAAATGATGATCCCAAAGAATCTGCCAAGGAAAAAACTGATATGGAAGTCGATGAGGCAAAACCCAAGTTTGATGTGGATAAAATAGAGGCCAAGGTGGAGTCAGAGAAGAAAGAGCCTCTGTCAAGGAAGTTGGCTGTGGTTGATAAAGAGCTGTTGCAGGTATGTTCCGAGGaatctcttgtttctttttgtgaTTAATAATAATGAGGAAACGTTCTTTTGTTATGAAAAAccaattttttctttctcaaacaGGCTTTTCGGTTCTTTGACCGGAATCAAGTAGGCTACCTAAGAGTAAGTTCTAACTTTTTTAACTCCCTACCCCTAGTAGCATATTATCATGTGATAGACTAGTGAGGagtatttcttttgttttcaggTCGAAGACTTGAGGTTAATTATCCACAACTTGGGGAAATTTCTCTCGCACAGGGATGTCAAGGTGAGAGCAGCCTTCTCCCACATTAATCTCTGAATTCTagcttttatggttttaccAACAGTTGATCCCCGCTTTAGGAACTTGTGCAAAGTGCTTTGTTGGAGAGCAATACTGGAAGGGATGACCGCATTCTTTACAATAAACTCCTGAGGATGTAATGTTTTAGGATGAAGTGTTTCTGGGTTTTAATTTTTGAAGACTCGAATCGATAATgctcttgaatttcttttgtatAAACCTTAAAGAgatgggaaaaaaataatgaattcatgCAAGTTTTATTCATGGAAATTGAGAATTTGGAAATCCCAAACAGGGCAACTTTTCTATATGCAGAGGGGGATACTTGAAGTTAGGCCGC
This genomic stretch from Tripterygium wilfordii isolate XIE 37 chromosome 22, ASM1340144v1, whole genome shotgun sequence harbors:
- the LOC119990446 gene encoding protein SHORT ROOT IN SALT MEDIUM 1-like isoform X3 → MYSSRASNAYGQSYGGQSGFSQNLGSAYSASSVVGPDRGSQHPLSSRHPSILINSQEADIGGYGPHPSSAAHYGGQYGSVYGSAALTTAQQVPAIIAKGTGSSTLGGRGVYSSALPDSPKFASSDYVSSSSHGYSHKGNQIFAEKISDYPAMGRRQYSDLQGAYMVRDLQAEPTTRYTDSVGLYTQQQPDIYDRIDQVSRLRQEHLRKSQSLQSPSVDGGARQIDYLAARDAASRHSTQDTVPYRGRMDADPRSSSMFSASSHDGQHAPSILGAAPRRNVDDLLYPQSSSNTGYGVSLPPGRDYGTGKGLHGTSLESNYPGSSLLRAGVPRIDDEKDDRATYLREFERREEERHRDHLSEREKEGEREKERQRDRDRERARERDRERERERERERERERKRDREHILELRGKERERERKRGIEPRHDRTPARPSMDHRGSSLIKEGKSLRRDSLSHEVLHRRHSPVKEKRREYACKVHSFSLVAEERDYLSIDKRYPRLFVAPEFTKAVVHWPKQNLRLSIHTPVSFEHDFVEGSSIAELTNPSSEPFAEDRVKLAHGSTIWNAKMILMSGVGKNALEDLSSERTSNDHIPHICNILRFSVLKRDRSFMAIGGPWSSADGGDPSVDDSVLIRTALRYAKDVIRLDLQSCSHWNRFLEIHYDRVGKDGFFSHKEVTVLFLPDLSECLPSLDTWRDQWLAHKKAVSERELQSQKEKIQEKKERLKVDVKKAKEGNLMEGIAIEGQADEHGEYGTKNGSMNEGGKIVENEQGETGAWTAGSAKPGKKKIIRKIVKHKVADKKLVADSTGGKKDSLDEKVLGEKGAQLETSGEQNKCSAKPADMSTFVRRKVTKKVPMPSTAEETDKDVQLKLKDKDDDCSEDKQKDKSDPGSTPIVKDANVKTTIKRKIIKRVPKKKATGAEASDGAIHEADPVDKHAADTGEHAHEVKKSIKKVISKKKTEAVADKKDNVAVSSKTTIVADKEDKRTEKVSDIKNGSGTNVGMKAEKKTTQKVDQAGNGGKPKDKKYKDAKDESRSKSGKEVKEMRKSEELPRHPGLLLQTKGSNESKLRSLSLSLDSLLEYTDKDIEESTFELSLFAESLCEMLQYQMGSRILQFLQNLRNRFVRKRNQHKRLREEKNVDKNDKKSPSKRLKTNKLPVKSKPTNSEMSKAAQPGDEKDATQPGDEKAAAQPDDAKLVADEGKSAELLKTNELPVKSKPANSEKSNAAQPGDEKAAAQPDDAKILADEGKSAELIEDTKLEYESDVEEDPEEDPEEYDEVEDANTGSDSNETNLGEGKTEEDVELEKVTGNTNDDPRESAREKTDMEVDEEDPEEYDEVEDASTGSDSNETDLGEGKTEEDAELEKVMGNTNDDPKESAKEKTDMEVDEAKPKFDVDKIEAKVESEKKEPLSRKLAVVDKELLQAFRFFDRNQVGYLRVEDLRLIIHNLGKFLSHRDVKELVQSALLESNTGRDDRILYNKLLRM
- the LOC119990446 gene encoding protein SHORT ROOT IN SALT MEDIUM 1-like isoform X2 — its product is MYSSRASNAYGQSYGGQSGFSQNLGSAYSASSVVGPDRGSQHPLSSRHPSILINSQEADIGGYGPHPSSAAHYGGQYGSVYGSAALTTAQQVPAIIAKGTGSSTLGGRGVYSSALPDSPKFASSDYVSSSSHGYSHKGNQIFAEKISDYPAMGRRQYSDLQGAYMVRDLQAEPTTRYTDSVGLYTQQQPDIYDRIDQVSRLRQEHLRKSQSLQSPSVDGGARQIDYLAARDAASRHSTQDTVPYRGRMDADPRSSSMFSASSHDGQHAPSILGAAPRRNVDDLLYPQSSSNTGYGVSLPPGRDYGTGKGLHGTSLESNYPGSSLLRAGVPRIDDEKDDRATYLREFERREEERHRDHLSEREKEGEREKERQRDRDRERARERDRERERERERERERERKRDREHILELRGKERERERKRGIEPRHDRTPARPSMDHRGSSLIKEGKSLRRDSLSHEVLHRRHSPVKEKRREYACKVHSFSLVAEERDYLSIDKRYPRLFVAPEFTKAVVHWPKQNLRLSIHTPVSFEHDFVEGSSIAELTNPSSEPFAEDRVKLAHGSTIWNAKMILMSGVGKNALEDLSSERTSNDHIPHICNILRFSVLKRDRSFMAIGGPWSSADGGDPSVDDSVLIRTALRYAKDVIRLDLQSCSHWNRFLEIHYDRVGKDGFFSHKEVTVLFLPDLSECLPSLDTWRDQWLAHKKAVSERELQSQKEKIQEKKERLKGKEIDSSNDSKRVNKSDKNNELASSGVAVDVKKAKEGNLMEGIAIEGQADEHGEYGTKNGSMNEGGKIVENEQGETGAWTAGSAKPGKKKIIRKIVKHKVADKKLVADSTGGKKDSLDEKVLGEKGAQLETSGEQNKCSAKPADMSTFVRRKVTKKVPMPSTAEETDKDVQLKLKDKDDDCSEDKQKDKSDPGSTPIVKDANVKTTIKRKIIKRVPKKKATGAEASDGAIHEADPVDKHAADTGEHAHEVKKSIKKVISKKKTEAVADKKDNVAVSSKTTIVADKEDKRTEKVSDIKNGSGTNVGMKAEKKTTQKVDQAGNGGKPKDKKYKDAKDESRSKSGKEVKEMRKSEELPRHPGLLLQTKGSNESKLRSLSLSLDSLLEYTDKDIEESTFELSLFAESLCEMLQYQMGSRILQFLQNLRNRFVRKRNQHKRLREEKNVDKNDKKSPSKRLKTNKLPVKSKPTNSEMSKAAQPGDEKDATQPGDEKAAAQPDDAKLVADEAQPGDEKAAAQPDDAKILADEGKSAELIEDTKLEYESDVEEDPEEDPEEYDEVEDANTGSDSNETNLGEGKTEEDVELEKVTGNTNDDPRESAREKTDMEVDEEDPEEYDEVEDASTGSDSNETDLGEGKTEEDAELEKVMGNTNDDPKESAKEKTDMEVDEAKPKFDVDKIEAKVESEKKEPLSRKLAVVDKELLQAFRFFDRNQVGYLRVEDLRLIIHNLGKFLSHRDVKELVQSALLESNTGRDDRILYNKLLRM
- the LOC119990446 gene encoding protein SHORT ROOT IN SALT MEDIUM 1-like isoform X1; this translates as MYSSRASNAYGQSYGGQSGFSQNLGSAYSASSVVGPDRGSQHPLSSRHPSILINSQEADIGGYGPHPSSAAHYGGQYGSVYGSAALTTAQQVPAIIAKGTGSSTLGGRGVYSSALPDSPKFASSDYVSSSSHGYSHKGNQIFAEKISDYPAMGRRQYSDLQGAYMVRDLQAEPTTRYTDSVGLYTQQQPDIYDRIDQVSRLRQEHLRKSQSLQSPSVDGGARQIDYLAARDAASRHSTQDTVPYRGRMDADPRSSSMFSASSHDGQHAPSILGAAPRRNVDDLLYPQSSSNTGYGVSLPPGRDYGTGKGLHGTSLESNYPGSSLLRAGVPRIDDEKDDRATYLREFERREEERHRDHLSEREKEGEREKERQRDRDRERARERDRERERERERERERERKRDREHILELRGKERERERKRGIEPRHDRTPARPSMDHRGSSLIKEGKSLRRDSLSHEVLHRRHSPVKEKRREYACKVHSFSLVAEERDYLSIDKRYPRLFVAPEFTKAVVHWPKQNLRLSIHTPVSFEHDFVEGSSIAELTNPSSEPFAEDRVKLAHGSTIWNAKMILMSGVGKNALEDLSSERTSNDHIPHICNILRFSVLKRDRSFMAIGGPWSSADGGDPSVDDSVLIRTALRYAKDVIRLDLQSCSHWNRFLEIHYDRVGKDGFFSHKEVTVLFLPDLSECLPSLDTWRDQWLAHKKAVSERELQSQKEKIQEKKERLKGKEIDSSNDSKRVNKSDKNNELASSGVAVDVKKAKEGNLMEGIAIEGQADEHGEYGTKNGSMNEGGKIVENEQGETGAWTAGSAKPGKKKIIRKIVKHKVADKKLVADSTGGKKDSLDEKVLGEKGAQLETSGEQNKCSAKPADMSTFVRRKVTKKVPMPSTAEETDKDVQLKLKDKDDDCSEDKQKDKSDPGSTPIVKDANVKTTIKRKIIKRVPKKKATGAEASDGAIHEADPVDKHAADTGEHAHEVKKSIKKVISKKKTEAVADKKDNVAVSSKTTIVADKEDKRTEKVSDIKNGSGTNVGMKAEKKTTQKVDQAGNGGKPKDKKYKDAKDESRSKSGKEVKEMRKSEELPRHPGLLLQTKGSNESKLRSLSLSLDSLLEYTDKDIEESTFELSLFAESLCEMLQYQMGSRILQFLQNLRNRFVRKRNQHKRLREEKNVDKNDKKSPSKRLKTNKLPVKSKPTNSEMSKAAQPGDEKDATQPGDEKAAAQPDDAKLVADEGKSAELLKTNELPVKSKPANSEKSNAAQPGDEKAAAQPDDAKILADEGKSAELIEDTKLEYESDVEEDPEEDPEEYDEVEDANTGSDSNETNLGEGKTEEDVELEKVTGNTNDDPRESAREKTDMEVDEEDPEEYDEVEDASTGSDSNETDLGEGKTEEDAELEKVMGNTNDDPKESAKEKTDMEVDEAKPKFDVDKIEAKVESEKKEPLSRKLAVVDKELLQAFRFFDRNQVGYLRVEDLRLIIHNLGKFLSHRDVKELVQSALLESNTGRDDRILYNKLLRM
- the LOC119990446 gene encoding protein SHORT ROOT IN SALT MEDIUM 1-like isoform X5 — translated: MGRRQYSDLQGAYMVRDLQAEPTTRYTDSVGLYTQQQPDIYDRIDQVSRLRQEHLRKSQSLQSPSVDGGARQIDYLAARDAASRHSTQDTVPYRGRMDADPRSSSMFSASSHDGQHAPSILGAAPRRNVDDLLYPQSSSNTGYGVSLPPGRDYGTGKGLHGTSLESNYPGSSLLRAGVPRIDDEKDDRATYLREFERREEERHRDHLSEREKEGEREKERQRDRDRERARERDRERERERERERERERKRDREHILELRGKERERERKRGIEPRHDRTPARPSMDHRGSSLIKEGKSLRRDSLSHEVLHRRHSPVKEKRREYACKVHSFSLVAEERDYLSIDKRYPRLFVAPEFTKAVVHWPKQNLRLSIHTPVSFEHDFVEGSSIAELTNPSSEPFAEDRVKLAHGSTIWNAKMILMSGVGKNALEDLSSERTSNDHIPHICNILRFSVLKRDRSFMAIGGPWSSADGGDPSVDDSVLIRTALRYAKDVIRLDLQSCSHWNRFLEIHYDRVGKDGFFSHKEVTVLFLPDLSECLPSLDTWRDQWLAHKKAVSERELQSQKEKIQEKKERLKGKEIDSSNDSKRVNKSDKNNELASSGVAVDVKKAKEGNLMEGIAIEGQADEHGEYGTKNGSMNEGGKIVENEQGETGAWTAGSAKPGKKKIIRKIVKHKVADKKLVADSTGGKKDSLDEKVLGEKGAQLETSGEQNKCSAKPADMSTFVRRKVTKKVPMPSTAEETDKDVQLKLKDKDDDCSEDKQKDKSDPGSTPIVKDANVKTTIKRKIIKRVPKKKATGAEASDGAIHEADPVDKHAADTGEHAHEVKKSIKKVISKKKTEAVADKKDNVAVSSKTTIVADKEDKRTEKVSDIKNGSGTNVGMKAEKKTTQKVDQAGNGGKPKDKKYKDAKDESRSKSGKEVKEMRKSEELPRHPGLLLQTKGSNESKLRSLSLSLDSLLEYTDKDIEESTFELSLFAESLCEMLQYQMGSRILQFLQNLRNRFVRKRNQHKRLREEKNVDKNDKKSPSKRLKTNKLPVKSKPTNSEMSKAAQPGDEKDATQPGDEKAAAQPDDAKLVADEGKSAELLKTNELPVKSKPANSEKSNAAQPGDEKAAAQPDDAKILADEGKSAELIEDTKLEYESDVEEDPEEDPEEYDEVEDANTGSDSNETNLGEGKTEEDVELEKVTGNTNDDPRESAREKTDMEVDEEDPEEYDEVEDASTGSDSNETDLGEGKTEEDAELEKVMGNTNDDPKESAKEKTDMEVDEAKPKFDVDKIEAKVESEKKEPLSRKLAVVDKELLQAFRFFDRNQVGYLRVEDLRLIIHNLGKFLSHRDVKELVQSALLESNTGRDDRILYNKLLRM
- the LOC119990446 gene encoding protein SHORT ROOT IN SALT MEDIUM 1-like isoform X4, translated to MYSSRASNAYGQSYGGQSGFSQNLGSAYSASSVVGPDRGSQHPLSSRHPSILINSQEADIGGYGPHPSSAAHYGGQYGSVYGSAALTTAQQVPAIIAKGTGSSTLGGRGVYSSALPDSPKFASSDYVSSSSHGYSHKGNQIFAEKISDYPAMGRRQYSDLQGAYMVRDLQAEPTTRYTDSVGLYTQQQPDIYDRIDQVSRLRQEHLRKSQSLQSPSVDGGARQIDYLAARDAASRHSTQDTVPYRGRMDADPRSSSMFSASSHDGQHAPSILGAAPRRNVDDLLYPQSSSNTGYGVSLPPGRDYGTGKGLHGTSLESNYPGSSLLRAGVPRIDDEKDDRATYLREFERREEERHRDHLSEREKEGEREKERQRDRDRERARERDRERERERERERERERKRDREHILELRGKERERERKRGIEPRHDRTPARPSMDHRGSSLIKEGKSLRRDSLSHEVLHRRHSPVKEKRREYACKVHSFSLVAEERDYLSIDKRYPRLFVAPEFTKAVVHWPKQNLRLSIHTPVSFEHDFVEGSSIAELTNPSSEPFAEDRVKLAHGSTIWNAKMILMSGVGKNALEDLSSERTSNDHIPHICNILRFSVLKRDRSFMAIGGPWSSADGGDPSVDDSVLIRTALRYAKDVIRLDLQSCSHWNRFLEIHYDRVGKDGFFSHKEVTVLFLPDLSECLPSLDTWRDQWLAHKKAVSERELQSQKEKIQEKKERLKGKEIDSSNDSKRVNKSDKNNELASSGVAVDVKKAKEGNLMEGIAIEGQADEHGEYGTKNGSMNEGGKIVENEQGETGAWTAGSAKPGKKKIIRKIVKHKVADKKLVADSTGGKKDSLDEKVLGEKGAQLETSGEQNKCSAKPADMSTFVRRKVTKKVPMPSTAEETDKDVQLKLKDKDDDCSEDKQKDKSDPGSTPIVKDANVKTTIKRKIIKRVPKKKATGAEASDGAIHEADPVDKHAADTGEHAHEVKKSIKKVISKKKTEAVADKKDNVAVSSKTTIVADKEDKRTEKVSDIKNGSGTNVGMKAEKKTTQKVDQAGNGGKPKDKKYKDAKDESRSKSGKEVKEMRKSEELPRHPGLLLQTKGSNESKLRSLSLSLDSLLEYTDKDIEESTFELSLFAESLCEMLQYQMGSRILQFLQNLRNRFVRKRNQHKRLREEKNVDKNDKKSPSKRLKTNKLPVKSKPTNSEMSKAAQPGDEKDATQPGDEKAAAQPDDAKLVADEGKSAELLKTNELPVKSKPANSEKSNAAQPGDEKAAAQPDDAKILADEGKSAELIEDTKLEYESDVEEDPEEDPEEYDEVEDANTGSDSNETDLGEGKTEEDAELEKVMGNTNDDPKESAKEKTDMEVDEAKPKFDVDKIEAKVESEKKEPLSRKLAVVDKELLQAFRFFDRNQVGYLRVEDLRLIIHNLGKFLSHRDVKELVQSALLESNTGRDDRILYNKLLRM